In the genome of Blastopirellula marina, one region contains:
- a CDS encoding sugar ABC transporter ATP-binding protein, whose translation MIAIDTPLLEVTGLTKRYGEQTVLRDCQLEVRAGEIHTLLGGNGAGKSTMVRIIAGLVNRTTGQMKLAGQSYEPKNKRDAEVAGVEIVQQEFNLIPTLTVAENLLLTRLPSTAGVINYHELHRHAQAALDRLELSGIATDAIVETLGVGQQQMIEIAAALDRKCRLLILDEPTAALSNAEAESLFQWLNKLRFQGVGIIYISHRLDEVSRLSDRVTVLRDGGYVGTYEAANLSTDQMVELMTGDVHLATHHNPPASSTHGEKAALKAIALQVSGLTGGIVQDVSFEVSRGEILGITGLVGAGRSELLRLIFGADIATSGDIRIGASDVPRRFRHPSEAVAAGVAMVTEDRKKNGLLLSQSIRMNSTLAALGKCFHRWGIIRSGAEVASTEQHRQSMEIRCESIEQHTSTLSGGNQQKVVIARWLATGADVFLLDEPTRGIDVPARRRIYRLVDTLAAEGKGVVMVSSDLEELLETCDRIAVMSNGKLVKTFARQEMSHDAIMQAAFSGYLDRRAET comes from the coding sequence ATGATAGCGATCGACACACCGCTATTAGAAGTTACCGGCCTCACTAAACGTTATGGTGAGCAGACGGTGCTACGGGATTGTCAGCTTGAAGTACGCGCGGGCGAAATTCATACGCTGCTCGGAGGTAACGGCGCCGGTAAGAGCACGATGGTTCGCATTATCGCCGGCCTCGTTAATCGAACGACTGGGCAGATGAAGCTTGCTGGGCAGTCATACGAGCCGAAAAACAAACGAGACGCGGAAGTCGCTGGTGTTGAGATCGTTCAGCAAGAGTTTAACCTCATCCCGACGCTGACCGTCGCCGAGAACCTGTTGCTGACACGATTGCCATCTACCGCTGGCGTGATTAACTATCACGAACTTCATCGACACGCCCAGGCGGCCCTCGACCGGCTGGAACTGTCAGGAATCGCGACCGATGCAATCGTCGAAACGCTGGGAGTCGGGCAGCAGCAAATGATTGAGATTGCCGCAGCACTCGATCGCAAATGTCGCTTACTCATCCTGGACGAACCGACCGCCGCCCTTAGCAATGCCGAAGCGGAGTCGTTATTTCAATGGCTGAACAAGTTGCGTTTCCAAGGTGTCGGAATCATCTATATCAGCCATCGATTGGACGAAGTTTCGCGACTTTCCGATCGCGTTACCGTTCTGCGTGATGGCGGTTATGTCGGAACGTACGAAGCGGCAAACCTGAGTACAGATCAGATGGTTGAGCTGATGACGGGAGATGTGCACTTGGCGACACACCACAATCCACCTGCCAGTTCAACGCACGGAGAGAAAGCTGCGTTGAAAGCGATTGCGTTACAAGTGTCAGGGCTTACTGGTGGAATCGTACAGGATGTTTCGTTCGAAGTTAGTCGGGGCGAGATTCTGGGAATCACGGGGCTGGTCGGTGCCGGTCGATCCGAGTTGCTTCGCCTGATTTTTGGTGCCGACATCGCGACCTCAGGCGACATTCGAATTGGAGCAAGTGATGTGCCTCGTCGCTTCCGCCATCCAAGCGAAGCGGTCGCCGCGGGAGTCGCCATGGTCACCGAAGACCGAAAGAAGAACGGTTTGCTCTTATCGCAGTCGATTCGGATGAATAGTACGTTGGCGGCGTTAGGGAAGTGTTTCCATCGCTGGGGAATCATTCGTTCAGGTGCCGAAGTTGCCTCGACCGAGCAGCACCGTCAATCGATGGAGATTCGCTGCGAATCGATCGAGCAGCACACGAGTACTCTGAGTGGGGGCAACCAACAGAAGGTTGTCATCGCGCGTTGGTTAGCAACGGGGGCAGACGTATTCTTGCTGGATGAACCAACCCGTGGGATCGATGTGCCAGCCCGTCGTCGGATTTACCGCCTTGTCGACACGCTGGCGGCAGAAGGCAAGGGGGTGGTCATGGTCAGTAGCGACCTGGAGGAACTATTGGAGACTTGTGATCGGATTGCTGTGATGTCAAACGGTAAGCTCGTTAAGACATTTGCCCGTCAGGAAATGTCGCACGACGCTATCATGCAAGCAGCGTTTTCAGGTTACCTCGATCGGAGGGCTGAAACGTGA
- a CDS encoding ABC transporter permease — protein MNQRYLKDLAFQYGGLIAVLIAMVAVFSWHSDNFLQQSTFTTIANGIPELTLVAVGMTFVLVIGGIDLSVGAILALSSAVLGTLMVDAGWSLWAAIPVCLLSGALCGLVNGSISVGFAIPSFIVTLGMMEIARGLTKVVTDSQTKYIGSAVEGIGEPLPHLQLSIAFLLALAAVLTGQFLLSRTVFGRYCIAIGTNQEAVKMSGIRTEPYTITVFVISGLLCGLGGLTQASRLSSVDPNAAIGLELSAIAACVIGGTSLMGGRGSVIRSFIGVLIIAILQSGLAHMGVPDELKQIITGSVIVVAAIIDALRNYFRH, from the coding sequence GTGAACCAGCGGTACCTCAAAGATCTCGCGTTTCAGTACGGTGGATTGATCGCTGTGCTTATCGCAATGGTGGCTGTTTTTAGTTGGCACAGCGATAACTTCTTACAGCAATCAACGTTCACCACGATCGCCAATGGAATTCCCGAGCTCACTTTAGTCGCCGTCGGAATGACGTTTGTATTAGTGATCGGCGGAATCGACTTGTCGGTCGGAGCGATCTTGGCTTTATCGTCCGCGGTCCTAGGTACGCTGATGGTCGACGCCGGTTGGTCGTTGTGGGCGGCGATACCGGTCTGCTTGCTCAGTGGCGCCCTATGTGGATTGGTCAACGGTTCGATCTCGGTTGGCTTCGCGATACCGTCATTTATTGTGACGTTAGGCATGATGGAGATTGCCCGCGGCTTGACCAAAGTGGTGACCGATTCACAAACGAAATATATCGGTTCAGCCGTGGAGGGTATCGGCGAACCACTTCCGCATCTCCAACTATCGATCGCTTTTCTGTTAGCGCTCGCAGCGGTATTGACCGGGCAGTTCTTACTATCGCGAACCGTTTTCGGGCGATACTGCATTGCGATCGGTACGAATCAAGAGGCCGTGAAAATGTCCGGCATTCGTACCGAACCTTACACAATCACCGTATTTGTGATTAGCGGGCTCTTGTGCGGCCTCGGTGGGCTGACGCAAGCGTCACGTCTCTCGAGCGTAGATCCTAATGCTGCGATCGGCCTCGAACTTTCCGCGATCGCGGCATGCGTAATCGGGGGAACCAGCTTGATGGGAGGGCGAGGAAGTGTCATTCGCTCGTTCATCGGCGTGCTTATTATCGCCATCTTGCAGTCTGGTCTGGCACATATGGGCGTGCCCGATGAACTGAAGCAGATAATCACCGGATCGGTTATTGTCGTCGCGGCGATTATCGATGCGTTGCGAAACTATTTCCGTCACTAG
- a CDS encoding dipeptidase: MKPIIDAHLDLAWNALHWNRDLTKPLEEVRQYESSMQDHAARGRATVTIPELRKAGVRVCLGTVLVRSKPEVVPAEGFSRRDLDFQNQTIAHCVGRGQAVYYHTLEELGEIQLIRTSADLKQHSQVWLDDSIPPLGVIMAMEGADPIRTPQQAQLWWDLGLRCVSLSHYRQGPYAPGTGSSGPLTDAGRELLREFTRLGMIVDLTHCSEPAFFEVLERFAGPVIASHNMCRDLTPGDRQFSNEQIDALVARGAVIGMAFDAWMLKPGWQIGTSDPTDVPIEVAANHIDHICQRAGNCQHVGIGSDLDGGFGTEQTPRELQSIADLQLLVEILSRRGYSDTDIDAIFYGNYLRFFLEHLPAE, translated from the coding sequence ATGAAACCGATCATCGACGCTCACCTTGACCTCGCTTGGAACGCGTTGCATTGGAATCGTGATCTTACCAAACCGCTGGAAGAAGTCCGGCAATACGAGTCCTCGATGCAAGACCACGCCGCGCGAGGCCGAGCAACCGTTACAATTCCCGAGCTTCGCAAAGCAGGTGTCCGCGTCTGCTTGGGAACCGTCTTGGTGCGATCCAAACCCGAAGTCGTGCCTGCCGAAGGTTTCTCCCGACGTGATCTCGACTTTCAAAATCAAACTATCGCACACTGTGTCGGTCGGGGTCAGGCCGTCTATTATCACACGCTCGAAGAACTCGGCGAAATTCAGCTGATCCGCACATCAGCCGACCTGAAGCAACATTCCCAAGTCTGGTTGGACGATTCAATTCCGCCACTGGGCGTGATCATGGCGATGGAGGGAGCCGATCCGATTCGCACACCCCAGCAAGCCCAACTGTGGTGGGATCTTGGACTTCGATGCGTCTCACTTTCCCATTATCGCCAGGGCCCTTACGCTCCTGGTACTGGCTCCAGCGGTCCGTTAACCGATGCCGGTCGTGAACTTCTTCGCGAGTTCACGAGACTAGGGATGATTGTCGACTTAACGCACTGCAGTGAACCAGCATTCTTCGAGGTGCTTGAGCGATTCGCTGGGCCAGTAATCGCCAGCCATAACATGTGTCGCGACTTAACCCCAGGCGATCGTCAATTTTCCAACGAACAAATCGATGCATTGGTTGCTCGTGGCGCGGTGATTGGCATGGCCTTCGACGCTTGGATGCTAAAACCAGGCTGGCAGATCGGAACAAGCGATCCGACCGACGTTCCGATCGAAGTCGCGGCCAATCACATCGATCATATCTGCCAACGGGCCGGCAACTGCCAACATGTTGGCATTGGCAGTGATCTTGATGGTGGTTTCGGGACCGAACAAACACCTCGCGAACTGCAATCGATTGCCGACCTGCAGTTACTTGTCGAGATTTTATCTCGTCGCGGCTACAGCGATACGGATATCGATGCCATCTTCTACGGCAACTACCTCCGTTTCTTTCTCGAGCACCTTCCTGCCGAGTAA
- a CDS encoding 3-hydroxyacyl-CoA dehydrogenase family protein, which translates to MQFETVGIVGLGLMGRGIATVLLAHNIRVVAIDPNVESHSYTEKHIEISLPDLPEAANITWRDRFIASTNFAELVDCQFVIESIPEEPELKQQVLGQIEAAVAANVPIATNTSALPISLLQSACQQPERVIGMHWGEPCHLTRFLEIIRGQQTDDTTTAATISVGTQVGKDPTVVKKDVPGFIVNRLAYAMYREAFWLVENDVADVETIDRAFTNAISIWADIAGPFRWMDMTGLAAYGQAMKRLFPELSCEKSVPKMMQQLVDSGAQGTANCRGFYNYTPEEADQWRARWVANTKRTRELADLNYPSAKDPA; encoded by the coding sequence ATGCAATTTGAAACGGTTGGTATCGTCGGCCTCGGTTTGATGGGCCGTGGGATCGCCACGGTTTTGTTGGCTCACAATATCCGTGTCGTAGCTATCGATCCCAATGTAGAAAGCCACAGCTACACCGAGAAACACATTGAAATCTCACTACCGGATCTTCCCGAGGCGGCGAACATCACCTGGCGAGACCGCTTCATCGCTTCCACCAATTTTGCTGAATTGGTCGATTGCCAATTCGTTATCGAAAGCATTCCGGAAGAGCCAGAGCTTAAGCAACAAGTCCTGGGACAGATCGAAGCTGCCGTGGCCGCAAACGTGCCGATAGCAACCAACACATCCGCCCTACCGATATCACTGCTACAATCAGCTTGCCAACAACCGGAACGCGTCATTGGCATGCATTGGGGCGAGCCCTGTCATCTAACCCGATTCCTTGAAATCATCCGTGGCCAGCAAACCGACGATACGACAACTGCGGCTACGATAAGCGTGGGAACTCAGGTCGGCAAAGATCCAACCGTTGTCAAGAAAGATGTTCCTGGGTTTATCGTCAACCGCTTAGCCTATGCAATGTATCGTGAAGCGTTTTGGCTGGTAGAAAATGATGTCGCGGACGTCGAAACGATCGATCGTGCGTTCACGAACGCAATTTCGATTTGGGCCGATATCGCTGGGCCGTTTCGCTGGATGGATATGACTGGCTTGGCGGCTTACGGTCAAGCGATGAAGCGACTATTTCCCGAACTGAGTTGCGAAAAGTCTGTCCCGAAAATGATGCAGCAGTTGGTCGATTCCGGAGCTCAAGGAACCGCTAATTGCCGCGGTTTTTATAATTACACGCCGGAAGAAGCCGATCAATGGCGAGCCCGCTGGGTAGCAAACACCAAGCGGACACGCGAATTGGCCGACCTCAATTATCCCTCTGCTAAGGACCCTGCATGA
- a CDS encoding amidohydrolase family protein, giving the protein MIIDVHSHYWEYPKHFGDTFREQAQRARSGVEVDLTVRFQDYCDTAPHDIRTIVFGGKARLSGLWVEDDIIANYVAAHPDTLIGFLAIDPTQPNWMSELEYGHQELGLRGVKLMSMYAGFRPDAPDMDPFWEYTQKHGLPVLLHTGTTFISQAPLEYTLPRHLDPVAIRFPEQRMILAHLGHPYEGECVAVIRKHPHVYADVSALHYRPFQLYQSLMLVQEYGVWDKVLFGTDYPFTTVNDSIAGLRRLNSQVAGTPLPHLNEAKIEEMIYRDSLPLLNLG; this is encoded by the coding sequence ATGATCATCGACGTCCATAGCCATTATTGGGAATACCCTAAGCACTTCGGCGATACCTTCCGCGAGCAAGCTCAGCGAGCACGTAGCGGAGTGGAAGTCGATTTGACCGTTCGCTTCCAAGATTACTGCGACACTGCCCCTCATGATATCCGAACAATCGTTTTCGGAGGCAAAGCTCGCTTGAGCGGCCTTTGGGTCGAGGACGATATCATCGCGAATTATGTTGCCGCGCACCCTGACACGTTGATAGGCTTCTTAGCGATTGATCCTACCCAACCTAACTGGATGAGCGAACTGGAATATGGTCATCAGGAACTAGGCCTGCGTGGCGTCAAATTAATGTCCATGTACGCTGGCTTCCGTCCCGATGCCCCCGACATGGATCCCTTCTGGGAATACACCCAGAAACATGGATTGCCTGTGCTGCTGCACACTGGCACGACCTTCATTTCTCAGGCTCCGCTGGAATACACCTTACCGCGGCATCTCGATCCGGTCGCAATTCGCTTTCCAGAACAGCGCATGATCCTAGCTCATCTGGGACATCCATATGAAGGGGAATGTGTTGCGGTGATTCGTAAACACCCTCACGTGTACGCAGATGTTTCGGCGCTTCATTATCGCCCGTTTCAGTTATACCAATCGCTGATGCTGGTTCAGGAATATGGTGTCTGGGACAAAGTTCTCTTCGGTACGGATTACCCCTTCACTACGGTCAACGATTCGATCGCAGGCTTACGGCGACTCAACAGCCAGGTCGCCGGCACACCTCTTCCTCATTTGAACGAGGCCAAGATCGAAGAAATGATCTATCGAGATAGCCTCCCATTATTGAATCTTGGCTAG
- a CDS encoding dihydrodipicolinate synthase family protein encodes MTSSQTQLGGVLPVFQTPYQENGDIDYQVLTKELNWLLESGVDGVVMAMVSEVLRLSFSEQRELAGKTCEIIDGRCPVVISVGGESTRIAIENAKYAESVGAAAVMAIPPVSIGAMEEELFAYYTGIIKAIEIPVIVQDASGYVGKPMSIALQADLMNTHGAEKVLFKPEATPIGPRLSALRDATNGKARIFEGTGGIALVDSYRRGIVGTMPGADLIHGIVALYKALKEGDEARTYELSMPISAIVAAQHSLDAFLAIEKHLLVRQQVFTNTIVRGPVGYKVDPETLSEVDRLFDRLTEVLHQS; translated from the coding sequence ATGACGAGCAGCCAAACACAACTCGGTGGTGTCTTGCCGGTGTTCCAGACGCCGTATCAAGAAAACGGCGATATCGACTACCAAGTGCTGACCAAGGAACTCAACTGGCTGCTGGAAAGTGGCGTCGATGGCGTGGTGATGGCCATGGTATCGGAAGTGCTGCGATTGAGTTTTTCCGAACAACGAGAACTGGCCGGCAAGACGTGCGAGATCATCGATGGCCGCTGCCCGGTCGTGATCAGTGTTGGTGGCGAATCAACTCGAATCGCGATAGAGAATGCTAAGTATGCGGAATCGGTCGGCGCCGCCGCGGTCATGGCAATCCCTCCGGTTTCCATCGGAGCGATGGAAGAAGAGCTATTCGCCTATTACACCGGAATCATCAAGGCGATCGAAATTCCCGTGATCGTGCAAGATGCCAGCGGTTATGTAGGCAAGCCAATGTCGATTGCATTGCAAGCCGATTTGATGAACACGCATGGCGCCGAAAAGGTTCTCTTTAAACCTGAGGCGACGCCCATCGGGCCTCGTCTATCCGCCTTACGGGATGCGACCAATGGCAAAGCACGAATATTTGAAGGGACCGGCGGCATCGCTTTGGTCGATAGTTATCGACGTGGGATCGTCGGAACTATGCCAGGAGCCGATTTGATTCATGGAATTGTCGCACTCTACAAAGCGTTGAAAGAGGGCGACGAGGCCCGGACCTACGAACTTTCGATGCCCATTTCTGCGATCGTCGCAGCTCAACATAGCCTTGATGCCTTCCTAGCAATTGAAAAACACCTCCTGGTTCGCCAGCAAGTTTTCACCAATACGATCGTCCGTGGACCGGTTGGCTACAAGGTCGATCCAGAAACCCTTAGCGAAGTAGATCGCCTGTTTGACCGACTCACTGAAGTACTGCATCAATCATGA
- a CDS encoding alanine racemase: protein MVNKFERARDAVVSTPSLVIDLPTVEANLAQLHQYAEKASIKVRPHTKTHKSVLFAKRQLAYGSRGLTVAKVGEAEVMATVSDDILIAYPAIDPDRRRRIAELAKTSSIHVAVDSAYAIHVLGEAARNAHSMIGILIDINVGADRTGVADAEASLELAKLVAKSESLRLDGIFFYPGQVWAPAGEQESPLHAIDEKLAAAISLWQENDLPCPIVSGGSTPTAYQSHCIKSQTEIRPGTYIFNDMNTVRAGFCQEEDCAAAIICTVVSTAVPGKGVVDAGTKTLTSDRNVLHPLTGHGHVIEYPAAVITRLSEEHGEIDFSACPNRPNVGDRISIIPNHICPCVNLQNEVILHDAEHNLTPSKVDSRGMLS from the coding sequence ATGGTAAACAAGTTCGAGAGAGCGCGAGACGCCGTCGTCTCAACTCCAAGTCTGGTCATCGATCTTCCTACCGTGGAAGCCAATCTGGCCCAACTGCATCAGTACGCCGAAAAAGCTAGTATCAAAGTCCGTCCACACACCAAAACGCATAAGTCCGTCCTCTTTGCCAAGCGTCAGCTCGCCTACGGATCCCGAGGTTTGACCGTCGCCAAAGTGGGCGAAGCCGAGGTCATGGCAACCGTCTCTGACGACATCTTGATTGCTTATCCGGCAATCGATCCTGATCGACGCCGCCGCATCGCTGAACTCGCCAAGACATCCTCCATTCATGTGGCAGTCGATTCGGCCTATGCGATTCATGTGCTGGGGGAAGCGGCTAGGAACGCACATTCCATGATCGGCATTTTGATCGATATCAATGTCGGTGCCGATCGCACAGGCGTGGCCGATGCCGAAGCTTCTCTGGAACTTGCCAAGCTCGTTGCCAAGAGCGAGTCGCTGAGACTCGATGGAATTTTTTTCTACCCTGGTCAAGTCTGGGCTCCCGCTGGCGAACAAGAGTCGCCACTGCACGCAATCGATGAAAAACTGGCTGCGGCGATTTCGTTGTGGCAAGAGAACGACCTGCCCTGCCCGATCGTTTCGGGAGGTTCAACACCCACGGCGTATCAATCGCACTGCATCAAATCGCAAACAGAAATCCGCCCTGGGACTTACATCTTTAACGATATGAATACGGTGCGAGCTGGCTTCTGCCAAGAAGAAGATTGTGCGGCCGCGATTATCTGTACCGTGGTTAGTACGGCGGTACCAGGGAAAGGAGTCGTCGACGCAGGTACCAAGACGTTGACCAGCGATCGAAACGTGCTTCACCCGCTTACAGGGCATGGGCATGTCATCGAATATCCCGCTGCCGTCATCACGCGACTCAGCGAAGAGCATGGCGAGATCGACTTCTCGGCCTGTCCCAATCGTCCCAACGTCGGCGATCGCATTTCGATAATTCCGAATCATATCTGCCCCTGCGTCAATCTTCAGAATGAAGTGATCCTGCACGACGCAGAACACAATCTCACGCCTTCCAAGGTCGACAGCAGAGGAATGCTTTCATGA